In Gadus macrocephalus chromosome 4, ASM3116895v1, the following proteins share a genomic window:
- the swi5 gene encoding DNA repair protein SWI5 homolog, translating to MNPEQSVDCCPTKGSCSTPEGKHGILGAPRRTPSTGFKGVYSSFKSPAQAGVSPCAQVTPEAEVNDLQRKLGELDAEIASLVSEGYRLEELGQHIDLLHEYNDIKDIGQTLLGRIAALRGTTTKDLYDQFGLELND from the exons ATGAATCCAGAGCAGTCTGTCGACTGTTGTCCAACGAAGGGTTCCTGTTCGACGCCTGAAGGAAAACATGGGATCCTGGGAGCTCCGAGGAG gACTCCCAGCACAGGCTTCAAGGGAGTGTATTCCTCATTCAAGTCGCCT gcccAGGCAGGTGTCAGCCCGTGTGCTCAAGTGACCCCTGAGGCGGAGGTGAATGACCTCCAGAGGAAGCTAGGGGAGCTGGATGCTGAGATAGCCTCCCTGGTGTCAGA aGGGTACAGGTTGGAAGAGCTAGGACAGCACATTGACCTGCTCCATGAATACAACGACATCAAAGACATCGGACAGACCCTGCTGGGGCGCATCG CCGCCCTGAGAGGCACCACCACCAAGGATCTATACGACCAGTTTGGTCTGGAACTGAACGACTGA
- the fam163ba gene encoding protein FAM163B translates to MTAGTVVITGGILATVILLCIIAVLCYCRLQYYCCKKEESESEEEEPDFAVTSRLPPVHSNHNIVAAAAAASSAVPNGPALFTTPPLARKLTRSQTICPSCTHYELPFYLQPAPPAPPQPQPQPQQQLLPQHHLQLHPQQQQQQQLQLHPQPLPHHPLPQHTYHQPHPDGLRNGGERLSFRGGPQELDLPVPVSLSSYRKNHLTRAVTMRDMFTRSCSISTDV, encoded by the exons ATGACAGCCGGGACTGTGGTGATCACTGGTGGTATCCTAGCGACCGTTATCTTATTGTGTATCATCGCAGTCCTCTGCTACTGCAGGCTGCAG TACTACTGCTGTAAGAAGGAGGAGTCGGaatccgaggaggaggagcccgacTTCGCGGTCACGTCCCGCCTCCCGCCGGTCCACTCCAACCACAACATCGTGGCGGCCGCGGCGGCCGCTTCCTCCGCCGTGCCCAATGGCCCCGCCCTCTTCACCACGCCGCCGCTGGCCCGCAAACTGACGCGCTCGCAGACCATCTGCCCGTCCTGCACGCACTATGAGCTGCCCTTCTATCTGCAgcccgcccccccggccccgccgcagcctcagccccagccccagcagcagctgctgccccagcaccaccttcagctccacccgcagcagcagcagcagcagcagctgcagctccacccccagccgctgccccaccaccccctcccccagcacACCTACCACCAGCCGCACCCCGACGGACTGAGGAACGGGGGGGAGCGCCTCAGCTTCCGGGGCGGGCCGCAGGAGCTGGACCTGCCGGTGCCCGTCAGCCTGTCCAGCTACCGCAAGAACCACCTGACGCGGGCTGTCACCATGAGGGACATGTTCACGCGCAGCTGCAGCATCAGCACCGACGtgtag